In Phaeobacter inhibens DSM 16374, the following proteins share a genomic window:
- a CDS encoding ABC transporter substrate-binding protein, translating into MTRLPFLFAASSALAILAGAASARDTVTVALQLEPPHLDPTSAAAGAIDQVLYSNVFEGLTRFMGDGSVMPGLAESWEISEDGLTYTFTLQDGVTFHDGTTMDAEDVKFSLDRARAEDSTNAQKALFADIASVDVVDPLTVKLTLSQPNGNLLFNLAWGDAVIVAPETIDTIKTAPVGTGAFTFTNWVQGDRIDLARNPDYWGEAPALSAATFKFISDPTAAFAAMMAEDVDAFSGFPAPENLPQFEADPRFQVLVGSTEGETILSINNKQAPFDNPKVRAAVAHAIDRQAIIDGAMFGYGTPIGTHFAPHNPAYVDLTGTSAHDPEKARALLAEAGLADGFTTTLHLPPPSYARRGGEIIAAQLAEVGITAEIINVEWAQWLETVFRGKNFGLSIVSHTEPMDIGIYARPDYYFQYDNAAFQDLMAELTGTTDPDARTKMLQQAQEIIANDYVNGFLFQLAALSVAKADLQGLWANAPTQATDLTAVSWAK; encoded by the coding sequence GAACCGCCGCATCTTGACCCCACCAGCGCCGCTGCGGGCGCCATTGATCAGGTGCTCTATTCCAACGTCTTCGAGGGGCTCACCCGCTTCATGGGCGATGGCTCGGTTATGCCGGGCCTTGCCGAAAGCTGGGAGATCTCAGAGGATGGGCTGACCTATACCTTCACCCTGCAAGACGGCGTAACCTTCCATGATGGCACCACGATGGACGCCGAGGATGTGAAATTCAGCCTCGACCGCGCCCGCGCCGAGGATAGCACAAACGCTCAGAAAGCACTGTTTGCCGATATCGCCAGTGTGGATGTCGTTGATCCGCTGACGGTGAAGCTCACTCTGTCACAGCCCAACGGCAACCTTCTGTTCAACCTCGCATGGGGGGATGCGGTCATCGTGGCCCCCGAAACAATCGACACGATCAAGACCGCCCCCGTCGGTACTGGCGCCTTCACCTTCACCAACTGGGTGCAGGGCGACCGCATCGATCTTGCCCGCAACCCGGATTACTGGGGTGAGGCCCCGGCGCTCAGCGCGGCGACCTTTAAATTCATCTCTGACCCGACCGCCGCCTTTGCCGCGATGATGGCTGAGGATGTGGATGCCTTCTCCGGCTTCCCCGCGCCAGAGAACCTGCCCCAGTTTGAGGCCGACCCAAGGTTCCAGGTTCTTGTTGGCTCCACCGAGGGTGAGACGATTCTGTCGATCAACAACAAACAGGCGCCCTTCGACAACCCCAAGGTCCGCGCGGCAGTCGCCCATGCGATTGATCGCCAAGCCATCATTGATGGCGCGATGTTTGGCTACGGCACCCCGATCGGCACCCATTTTGCGCCCCACAACCCGGCCTATGTCGATCTGACCGGCACCAGCGCCCATGACCCGGAGAAGGCCCGCGCCCTTCTGGCCGAGGCCGGTCTGGCCGATGGCTTTACCACCACACTGCACCTGCCGCCGCCCTCTTACGCGCGCCGGGGTGGTGAGATCATCGCCGCCCAACTGGCCGAGGTTGGCATCACCGCCGAGATCATCAATGTCGAATGGGCGCAGTGGCTGGAAACCGTGTTCCGGGGCAAGAATTTTGGCCTGTCCATCGTCAGCCACACCGAACCGATGGATATCGGCATCTACGCCCGGCCCGATTACTACTTCCAGTATGACAACGCCGCCTTCCAGGATCTGATGGCAGAGCTGACCGGCACCACCGATCCCGACGCCCGCACCAAGATGCTGCAACAGGCGCAAGAGATCATTGCCAATGACTATGTGAACGGCTTCCTGTTCCAGCTCGCCGCACTCAGCGTGGCCAAGGCGGATCTGCAAGGGCTCTGGGCCAACGCACCGACACAGGCCACCGATCTGACAGCGGTCAGCTGGGCAAAATAG